CCTCCGTCGTGAATGATGACAGTCAGATGACTCCCGTGATTTTAGCGGCCTTTTCAGCTGCTTCCCTCGTCAAACCGTCCTTCCCGAGGATCGTGTAGCGCTCGGGCCTTATCGTGTGGGCTATCGTGAGGGCCTCGATGATGACATCCGGATCGATTCCCAACTCGTATGCGTTAGTTGGCGCACCCACCCTCTTTAAGGTTTCCCTAACGCGCTCCCACTTTAGGCCGTGGAGATAAGACATTATTATGGTCCCAACGCCGACCTGTTCGCCGTGAAGTGCCGGTTTTGGGGCTATCATGTCGAGCGCGTGGCTGAAGAGGTGCTCAGCGCCGCTGGCAGGCCTCGAGGAGCCGGCTATGCTCATGGCCACGCCACAGGATATGAGGCCCTTGACGACCTTCCTAACGCTCTCCTCGTTGCCGAGCCTTATTATGTCGGCGTTCTTTATCACCATCTTGGCGCTCATCAGGGAGAGCGAGGCGGCGTACTCGCTGTAGTACTCGCCCTTTATCCTGTGGGCCAGCTGCCAGTCCCTCACGGCCGTCAGGTTGCTTATCATGTCGCCGACCCCAGCGGCGAGGTAGCGGTAGGGGGCGGTCTTTATCACCTTCACGTCGGCTATGACCGCTATCGGCGGGACGGCCTTCACGGAGGTCTTTGCGCCCAGGTCCTTTATCGAGG
This window of the Thermococcus siculi genome carries:
- a CDS encoding NAD(P)-dependent glycerol-1-phosphate dehydrogenase yields the protein MHLMQLPREVLLGEDLVGEVINVAKRLGLGSKALVLYGPKTKEIAGKDVERSLAQEYDVEGVTVKGATMEEVNRVLNKTRDAGVDWLIAVGGGSIIDVAKLASFKAGVPFISFPTTASHDGIASANASIKDLGAKTSVKAVPPIAVIADVKVIKTAPYRYLAAGVGDMISNLTAVRDWQLAHRIKGEYYSEYAASLSLMSAKMVIKNADIIRLGNEESVRKVVKGLISCGVAMSIAGSSRPASGAEHLFSHALDMIAPKPALHGEQVGVGTIIMSYLHGLKWERVRETLKRVGAPTNAYELGIDPDVIIEALTIAHTIRPERYTILGKDGLTREAAEKAAKITGVI